TTGATCATATCCAAACGTTTGCGGCAACCTTCCACATAAGGCATCGGAAGCGCCTTGGCGTAGGTTTGTGACCGCATATTATATTTCAGGAACATGATAATTTCGGGATCATCAGAAGCGATGAATGCGCCGATCGCCGCCATTGATTTGGCAAAAGTGGAGAAGTAAAGGTCGACTTCTTTCTGGACGCCCAGCAGCTCGCCAACCCCTGCGCCGGTTTCGCCCATTGTGCCAAAACCGTGCGCATCGTCAACCATCAAACGGAAATCATATTTCTTTTTCAGCTCAACGATCGCCTTGAGATCACCCACTTTACCGGACATACCGAAAACGCCTTCGGTGATAACCAGTACGCCTCCGCCTTTTTCATTGGCTAACTTAGTCGCGCGGATCAGGTTCTTTTCAAGACTAACCATATCGTTGTGGTTAAACTTGTAGTACTCTCCAAGCTTGGCTTTGTGAAGGCGGATACCGTCGATCAGGCATGCATGAGATTCGGCATCGTAAACAATTACATCCCTGTGATCGCACAAACACTCGATGGCAGACATGATTCCCTGGTAGCCATAATTCAAGAGGAAAGCATCTTTTTTTCCGACGAACTCAGCGAGTTCCTTCTCAAAAGTTTCGTGCAGGACTGAATTCCCCGACATCATTCTTGCCCCCATCGGATAAGCCAGGCCCCATTTTGCGGTTGCAGCTGTATCTGCTTCTCTTACTTCAGGGTGGTTTGCAAGACCTAAATAATTGTTCAGACTCCAGTTCAATACTTCACGTCCCATGAACCTCATGCGCGGGCCCAATTCTCCTTCCAGCATAGGAAATGAAAAATAGTGATGGCTATTCAGCATTTTTGCCGGAGTTCCAATCGGACCAGAGTTGTTGCGCAGTTTCTCGAAAATATCCACTCTCTTCTAATTTATGTGGGTAACAATGATTACTAATGTTAGATAAATGCAAAATTAAAAAAATATACCGGTACTTTGACAAGACCACTATCTTTCCGCCTAACAGTAAGTTAACAAAATTATAATACACCTGTTCCACTCTATCCGCTTTATCTGATATCTTACCCATAAAATCCGGACTCGCATATAAACACAAATCCCCGCCAGCTCGGACTGACGGGGCTATATTTGTTTTAAGTAGATCACTCGACCCTTACTGCCAGGTGTTGCTCCACTTGAATACCGAACCGCTATCTCTC
This Dyadobacter sp. UC 10 DNA region includes the following protein-coding sequences:
- a CDS encoding aminotransferase class I/II-fold pyridoxal phosphate-dependent enzyme; amino-acid sequence: MDIFEKLRNNSGPIGTPAKMLNSHHYFSFPMLEGELGPRMRFMGREVLNWSLNNYLGLANHPEVREADTAATAKWGLAYPMGARMMSGNSVLHETFEKELAEFVGKKDAFLLNYGYQGIMSAIECLCDHRDVIVYDAESHACLIDGIRLHKAKLGEYYKFNHNDMVSLEKNLIRATKLANEKGGGVLVITEGVFGMSGKVGDLKAIVELKKKYDFRLMVDDAHGFGTMGETGAGVGELLGVQKEVDLYFSTFAKSMAAIGAFIASDDPEIIMFLKYNMRSQTYAKALPMPYVEGCRKRLDMIKKMPELRSKLWENVKAMQDGLRSRGFNIGETESPVTPVFLHSEGGVPEVTRMVRDLRENMGVFCSIVVYPVVPKGQIMLRIIPTAAHTLEDVEYTLNAFTSLAEKLKNRVYQQDDIQVGVE